Proteins encoded by one window of Geobacter sp. DSM 9736:
- a CDS encoding methylmalonyl-CoA mutase, which produces MSLKEKKKSWQESVVAKNIAKAPERKPSFTTTSGIEMERCFTPDFEYPQYEDNLGFPGQYPFTRGVQPTMYRGRFWTMRQYAGFGTARESNERYKYLLSAGQTGLSVAFDLPTQMGYDSDHAMSQGEVGKVGVAIDSLADMEVLFDGIPLDKVSTSMTINSTASILLAMYIAVAEKQGVTADKLQGTIQNDILKEYMARGTYIYPPKESMRIITDIFAYCKDQVPKWNTISISGYHIREAGSSAVQEVAFTLADGIAYVDAAIKAGLDVDEFAPRLAFFFNAHNNLLEEVAKFRAARRMWSKIMKDRFKAKDPKSMMLRFHTQTAGCTLTAQQPDNNIMRVTIQALAAVLGGTQSLHTNSRDEALALPTEDSVRIALRTQQVIAYESGAADSIDPLAGSFLVESLTDQIEKAAFEYIEKIDQLGGAVEAISRGFQQKEIQDSAYAYQRAIETNDMVIVGVNKFTIEEPPPADLLKIKGEVEIAQKKALGEMRQKRDDAKVDTALKALAGAARGTENVMPFILDAVKAYATLGEIADVFRDVFGKHRETVVL; this is translated from the coding sequence ATGAGCCTCAAAGAGAAGAAGAAGTCGTGGCAGGAATCGGTAGTGGCAAAAAACATTGCCAAGGCGCCGGAGCGGAAACCTTCTTTTACGACCACATCGGGGATCGAAATGGAGAGATGCTTCACTCCAGACTTTGAGTACCCCCAGTATGAGGATAATCTCGGGTTCCCGGGGCAGTACCCGTTTACGCGGGGGGTACAGCCGACAATGTACCGGGGTAGGTTCTGGACTATGCGCCAGTATGCGGGCTTCGGAACGGCGAGAGAATCCAATGAGCGCTACAAGTATCTCCTCTCAGCGGGCCAGACTGGGCTTTCCGTCGCCTTCGACCTTCCGACCCAGATGGGGTACGATTCCGACCATGCCATGAGCCAGGGTGAAGTAGGGAAGGTCGGAGTCGCCATCGATTCCCTAGCCGACATGGAAGTCCTCTTTGACGGGATACCTCTCGACAAGGTCTCCACTTCCATGACGATCAACTCAACCGCCTCAATCCTCCTTGCCATGTACATCGCCGTGGCTGAAAAACAAGGGGTAACAGCCGACAAACTTCAGGGGACCATTCAAAACGACATCCTCAAGGAGTACATGGCGCGCGGTACTTACATCTACCCTCCCAAGGAGTCGATGCGGATCATTACCGACATCTTCGCATACTGCAAGGATCAGGTGCCCAAGTGGAATACCATAAGCATTTCCGGCTACCATATCCGGGAAGCAGGCTCCAGTGCGGTTCAGGAGGTAGCCTTCACTTTGGCTGACGGTATAGCCTATGTCGACGCAGCCATAAAAGCCGGACTTGACGTTGACGAGTTCGCACCCAGACTTGCGTTCTTCTTCAACGCGCACAATAACCTTCTTGAGGAGGTTGCGAAGTTCCGGGCTGCACGCCGCATGTGGTCAAAGATCATGAAGGACCGTTTCAAGGCTAAAGACCCGAAGTCGATGATGCTTCGCTTCCACACCCAGACAGCAGGATGCACCCTGACTGCGCAGCAGCCCGACAACAACATCATGAGGGTTACCATACAGGCACTGGCTGCGGTGCTTGGCGGAACACAGTCGCTTCACACCAACTCGCGCGATGAGGCACTTGCCCTGCCCACGGAGGATTCCGTCCGCATAGCACTGCGCACCCAACAGGTTATTGCCTACGAATCGGGGGCTGCGGACTCCATTGATCCGCTTGCCGGAAGCTTCCTTGTCGAGTCCCTCACCGACCAGATCGAAAAAGCTGCTTTCGAATACATTGAAAAGATCGACCAGCTCGGTGGGGCCGTTGAAGCAATCTCTCGCGGGTTCCAGCAGAAGGAGATACAGGACTCGGCTTATGCTTATCAGCGTGCCATAGAGACCAACGATATGGTGATCGTCGGAGTGAACAAATTCACAATTGAAGAGCCTCCCCCTGCAGACCTTCTCAAGATCAAGGGAGAGGTGGAAATCGCCCAGAAGAAGGCTCTCGGGGAGATGAGGCAGAAGCGGGACGATGCCAAGGTGGACACGGCTCTCAAGGCGCTGGCGGGAGCTGCCCGGGGAACCGAGAATGTAATGCCTTTCATACTTGATGCAGTGAAGGCGTATGCGACGCTGGGCGAGATTGCGGACGTGTTCAGGGATGTATTCGGCAAGCACCGGGAGACCGTAGTTCTCTAG
- the mce gene encoding methylmalonyl-CoA epimerase — MLEKINHLGIAVNSLDEAIPFYRDNLGMEFQGTEEVAEQKVKVAFLRVGESKIELLEPTSPESPVAKFLEKNGPGIHHVAYEVADIEAAIASLEQEGARMIDRTPRKGAHGARIAFVHPKSSGGVLTELCQPGH; from the coding sequence ATGCTCGAAAAAATAAACCATCTCGGCATTGCCGTTAACTCCTTGGACGAGGCCATTCCCTTTTACCGCGACAACCTCGGGATGGAGTTTCAGGGAACCGAGGAGGTAGCGGAGCAGAAGGTAAAGGTGGCTTTTCTCAGGGTTGGCGAGTCGAAGATCGAACTGCTGGAACCGACGTCACCCGAGAGTCCGGTTGCCAAGTTTCTTGAGAAGAATGGTCCCGGTATCCATCATGTGGCTTACGAAGTTGCCGACATCGAAGCCGCCATTGCCTCTCTGGAGCAGGAAGGGGCTCGAATGATCGACCGTACCCCCAGGAAGGGCGCCCATGGCGCCAGGATCGCATTCGTCCACCCTAAAAGCAGCGGCGGTGTACTGACGGAACTCTGCCAGCCGGGACATTGA
- a CDS encoding porin — protein sequence MSMKKKLVVAAACTALTAGAAVPAMALENEFHGMYRFFGYQTNVFNGLQANLSRDAHSGFFAEQRARLQYIAKANDNLKLVTHFELDSRFGGKVATAPGNGYLGANDDAGNLDADQLTLETKNVYLDFNTFDTNFKVGIQPWNDSYKSLFLLADMTGVAVTKKFDPITASVAWYRFDDNTVAGTADPGRDTADLIVLDGKFAVSKDLILGANYYNVQNDSGLTAFELLHMFGANASMKLGPAAVDVFAAYQTGEFNATQDLKAYMFGTTGKVKVGPGAVNFAGFYLSGDGTTGAGTGDRGDFQTISNNTTYFNPANMWLLIRSGQAINSSTSVLGNDMTVGDRGMWGAFVGYEGKVDKMFYNANLGYAEAAHARNANEKKSLGTEANLQVGYNIYDNLQVSVAGAYLLLGDGLGGKANEILAGSGAVDADNPYMANVQLSYTF from the coding sequence ATGAGTATGAAAAAGAAGCTTGTCGTAGCTGCAGCTTGCACGGCGCTGACCGCGGGAGCCGCTGTTCCGGCTATGGCGCTTGAGAATGAGTTTCATGGGATGTACCGTTTCTTCGGGTATCAGACAAACGTTTTTAACGGCCTTCAGGCAAACCTGTCACGAGACGCCCACTCAGGTTTCTTCGCTGAGCAGCGGGCACGGCTCCAGTATATTGCCAAGGCCAACGACAACTTGAAACTGGTGACGCATTTCGAACTCGATTCAAGGTTTGGCGGCAAGGTAGCTACCGCTCCGGGTAACGGCTATCTTGGAGCAAATGATGACGCCGGCAACCTGGATGCCGATCAGCTCACCCTTGAGACCAAAAACGTCTATCTCGACTTTAACACCTTCGACACCAACTTCAAGGTCGGTATTCAGCCCTGGAACGATTCCTACAAGAGTCTCTTCCTCCTTGCCGATATGACCGGTGTTGCGGTAACAAAGAAATTCGACCCGATAACCGCTTCTGTCGCCTGGTACAGATTCGACGACAATACCGTAGCTGGCACTGCTGATCCGGGGCGGGATACTGCCGATCTCATCGTTCTCGATGGGAAATTTGCAGTAAGCAAAGACCTTATCCTCGGTGCTAATTACTACAACGTGCAGAATGATAGCGGCCTTACTGCATTCGAGCTTCTCCACATGTTCGGCGCCAATGCATCCATGAAACTCGGTCCGGCAGCAGTGGACGTATTCGCTGCATACCAGACTGGTGAGTTCAACGCTACGCAGGATCTCAAGGCATACATGTTCGGCACCACCGGCAAAGTCAAGGTGGGTCCGGGTGCCGTCAACTTTGCCGGATTCTACCTGTCCGGTGACGGTACCACTGGTGCAGGCACTGGTGACAGGGGTGACTTCCAGACCATCTCCAACAACACTACCTACTTCAACCCCGCCAACATGTGGCTCCTTATCCGTAGCGGCCAGGCTATCAACAGCTCTACTTCTGTTCTCGGCAACGACATGACCGTTGGGGACCGTGGTATGTGGGGTGCATTTGTCGGTTACGAAGGCAAAGTAGACAAAATGTTCTACAACGCAAACCTTGGTTATGCAGAAGCAGCTCATGCGCGTAACGCCAACGAGAAGAAGTCCCTTGGAACTGAGGCTAACCTTCAGGTCGGTTACAACATCTACGACAACCTGCAGGTCAGCGTTGCTGGCGCCTACCTCCTCCTTGGAGACGGTCTCGGCGGCAAAGCAAACGAGATCCTCGCTGGTAGTGGTGCTGTCGACGCCGACAACCCCTACATGGCAAACGTTCAGCTAAGCTACACGTTTTAA
- a CDS encoding VCBS repeat-containing protein, translating into MKRLILSMLFLMTLLSSLAGAAAPTAFVEPFKVVGAGDAELSSTLQTLLVSRLSGGGVPVQDAAKDADAVVKGIYIQLGKVFSVDVTVRDRNGAVLARAFEQGERQEELLGAITKIAQKLQEGLAGTSSPKVSAPAIPTVTPSPTSEARPATDVVKKNTAGRQISGVLPQRLPGIYVGMAPAHEKDGGREIFLIKERSLHVMRADGKMEQVAEAALASDDKALSVDTADLDGDGAQEAYLTVFRGNELASQVWAYKEGRLVRVAENLPYFFRAVGPWKSRRLYAQQMGRAEDFYGPVHIVKKAESGYELADPIKLPKFANIFNFNRFQDRDGNLRFIVLHPDGFLVVFDASGEELWRSNDKYGGSEAYFSRDDQERIRITGSAVRKVFIEQRITVTGDGEIIVPQNTGFWVLGNSRSYSKNVVYGLAWNGVALEEVWQTNVSQNYLSDYLYDEVRKQLVLLEVVKKEGFAEKGASAVSVKTVE; encoded by the coding sequence ATGAAACGGTTGATCTTGAGTATGTTGTTCCTGATGACCCTGCTGAGTTCCTTAGCAGGAGCTGCAGCGCCGACGGCTTTCGTCGAGCCCTTCAAGGTGGTAGGGGCGGGGGACGCTGAACTGTCCTCGACTTTGCAGACGCTTCTCGTTTCAAGGTTAAGCGGCGGAGGTGTCCCGGTGCAGGACGCTGCCAAGGATGCGGATGCCGTTGTAAAGGGGATCTACATCCAGCTCGGAAAGGTCTTCAGCGTAGACGTGACGGTGCGGGACCGTAACGGGGCTGTTCTGGCGCGGGCTTTCGAGCAGGGAGAACGGCAGGAGGAGTTGCTTGGTGCGATTACGAAAATCGCGCAAAAACTTCAGGAAGGACTGGCGGGTACATCATCTCCTAAAGTGTCAGCTCCCGCCATTCCGACAGTTACGCCTTCTCCGACTTCCGAGGCGCGACCTGCAACCGATGTCGTTAAGAAAAATACTGCCGGAAGACAGATTAGCGGGGTCCTTCCGCAGCGCTTGCCGGGAATATACGTGGGGATGGCTCCGGCTCACGAGAAGGATGGGGGAAGGGAAATCTTTCTCATCAAGGAACGCAGCCTCCATGTAATGCGTGCTGACGGGAAGATGGAACAAGTTGCGGAAGCTGCTTTGGCTTCCGACGACAAAGCCCTTTCGGTAGATACGGCAGATCTGGATGGGGACGGGGCTCAGGAGGCATATCTGACTGTGTTCCGTGGTAATGAACTGGCCTCTCAGGTTTGGGCATACAAGGAAGGGCGACTGGTGCGGGTAGCGGAGAATCTTCCCTATTTCTTCCGTGCCGTTGGTCCATGGAAGTCGCGTCGGCTGTATGCACAACAGATGGGGCGGGCGGAAGATTTTTACGGACCTGTTCACATTGTTAAAAAAGCGGAATCGGGATATGAGCTGGCAGACCCGATCAAACTTCCGAAATTCGCGAATATCTTTAACTTCAACCGCTTTCAGGACAGGGACGGAAACCTGAGGTTTATTGTTCTGCATCCTGACGGCTTTCTGGTAGTCTTCGACGCTTCAGGCGAGGAGCTGTGGCGCAGCAACGACAAGTACGGCGGATCTGAAGCCTACTTCAGCCGTGATGATCAGGAGCGGATCCGCATTACCGGTTCGGCGGTACGAAAGGTATTCATCGAGCAACGTATAACAGTAACAGGTGATGGAGAGATAATAGTTCCGCAAAATACGGGATTCTGGGTTTTGGGTAACAGCCGTTCCTATTCCAAGAATGTTGTCTATGGGCTTGCCTGGAATGGGGTGGCGCTTGAGGAAGTATGGCAGACCAACGTGAGCCAGAATTACCTTTCAGATTACTTGTATGACGAGGTGCGCAAGCAGCTGGTGTTACTGGAGGTGGTCAAGAAGGAAGGGTTCGCGGAAAAAGGTGCAAGCGCGGTATCCGTAAAGACGGTCGAGTAA
- a CDS encoding ATP phosphoribosyltransferase regulatory subunit has translation MTLIEPSNTEAPLPKGVTDFLPEKAGKIGHIESRIRAVFQQWGFRRIITPLLEFHDVMALGMGDDLKEKAFRFDDRQTGKLLAIPPDITPQIARIVATRMRGYPLPHRICYYGRVLRHAELQAGRSREIFQAGVELIGLDSPEADAEMIAMAVEVLKSLGIEDFKVDIGQVEFFRGIMAASGLSDAVQRPLREAIAKKDASAVRVILDAAEVADAVKNEIAALPRLFGGREVLGDAGRVVANDRSKRALDNISQVLDILDIHGVSSYVTLDLGEIRGLDYHTGVTFEGFVGGLGEPVCGGGRYDNLTARYGFPAPATGFAFNILALLSALERRPDLEASAERDFLLFNVKDDRREVLEIAQALRRNGFSAARDIIRRDLENSLAYAKRMNIRHMMIIGDPGCSEDEVHVIRVAERTSMTIKKADILNGTFSPGTDAH, from the coding sequence TTGACCTTGATCGAACCATCAAATACTGAAGCCCCGCTCCCCAAAGGAGTAACTGATTTCCTTCCCGAGAAGGCCGGTAAGATCGGCCATATCGAAAGCAGAATCCGCGCAGTTTTCCAACAGTGGGGTTTCCGGCGGATCATCACGCCACTTCTCGAGTTTCACGATGTAATGGCGTTGGGAATGGGAGATGATCTGAAGGAGAAGGCATTCCGCTTTGACGATCGGCAGACGGGAAAGCTCCTTGCCATTCCCCCGGATATTACCCCCCAGATTGCCAGAATCGTGGCTACGCGGATGCGCGGTTATCCGCTTCCGCACCGGATCTGCTACTATGGGAGAGTGCTGCGCCATGCCGAGCTCCAAGCCGGGCGGAGCCGGGAAATTTTTCAGGCAGGAGTGGAGCTGATAGGGCTTGATTCACCGGAAGCCGATGCGGAAATGATCGCAATGGCTGTGGAAGTCCTGAAGAGCCTCGGGATTGAGGACTTCAAGGTGGACATCGGGCAAGTTGAGTTCTTCCGGGGGATCATGGCTGCGTCCGGTCTAAGTGACGCGGTGCAGCGTCCTCTTCGGGAAGCTATCGCCAAAAAAGATGCCTCTGCCGTGAGAGTTATACTTGACGCCGCAGAGGTCGCCGACGCGGTAAAAAATGAAATCGCAGCCCTTCCCCGCCTTTTCGGAGGAAGGGAAGTTCTCGGGGATGCCGGCAGGGTTGTGGCCAACGACAGGTCGAAAAGGGCTCTGGACAATATAAGCCAGGTTCTCGACATACTCGATATTCATGGGGTGTCCAGCTACGTTACGCTCGATCTGGGTGAGATCCGAGGTCTCGACTACCACACCGGGGTGACGTTTGAAGGATTTGTTGGCGGACTTGGCGAGCCGGTATGCGGCGGGGGCCGCTACGACAATCTGACTGCCCGCTACGGGTTTCCTGCCCCTGCGACCGGTTTTGCCTTCAATATACTCGCTCTGCTTTCGGCCCTGGAGCGACGTCCCGATTTAGAGGCGAGTGCGGAGCGGGATTTCCTGCTTTTCAATGTAAAGGATGACAGGCGGGAGGTTCTCGAAATAGCGCAGGCTTTGCGGAGGAACGGGTTTTCAGCTGCCCGCGACATAATCAGGCGGGACCTCGAAAACTCGCTGGCCTATGCAAAGCGCATGAACATCAGGCATATGATGATCATAGGTGATCCAGGCTGTTCCGAAGATGAGGTACATGTCATCCGGGTTGCGGAACGGACGAGTATGACAATCAAGAAAGCAGATATTCTTAACGGGACGTTTTCGCCCGGAACAGATGCTCATTAA
- a CDS encoding adenylosuccinate synthase, translating to MANVVVVGAQWGDEGKGKVVDIYTEFADDVVRYQGGNNAGHTLVVGDEKVVLHLIPSGILHQGKRCIIGNGVVLDPEVFIREITNLKRTGRISDDSCLLLSESLHIIMPYHKRIDIARESKSGDKKIGTTGRGIGPAYEDKIGRRGIRLMDLLDREVFAAKLREFLEEKNFLLEKLLGDKLFTFEEIFEQYCGYADVLRTYAADTTLVLHRDVAAGKRLLFEGAQGTLLDVDHGTYPYVTSSSTCSGGACTGTGVSPRNIDEIIGISKAYVTRVGSGPFPTELLDADGEELRKTGSEFGATTGRPRRCGWFDAMVVRYAVRVNGLTGIALTKLDVLDGFDTIKICTGYIYNGKKVDELPANLAVFEQCTPVYEEMPGWKSDITNVRTFDELPLNARNYVKRLEELVGCPMVLVSVGPSRDATIMLKNPFA from the coding sequence ATGGCTAACGTAGTCGTGGTGGGAGCACAGTGGGGTGACGAAGGCAAGGGTAAGGTAGTAGACATCTATACCGAATTTGCCGACGATGTGGTGCGGTACCAGGGAGGAAACAATGCCGGCCATACCCTCGTGGTAGGTGACGAAAAGGTGGTCCTTCACCTTATCCCTTCCGGTATTCTCCACCAGGGCAAGCGCTGCATCATCGGCAATGGTGTAGTGCTCGATCCCGAGGTCTTCATCAGGGAGATTACAAACCTGAAGCGAACCGGGCGTATCTCCGACGACAGCTGCCTGTTGCTGAGCGAGTCGCTCCACATCATCATGCCGTATCACAAGCGGATCGACATCGCCCGTGAGTCCAAGAGCGGGGACAAGAAGATAGGCACCACCGGCCGTGGTATCGGTCCCGCATACGAGGACAAGATCGGCCGGCGCGGCATACGTCTCATGGACCTTCTCGACCGGGAGGTGTTTGCGGCGAAGCTGCGCGAGTTTCTGGAAGAGAAGAATTTCCTTCTGGAGAAACTACTGGGCGACAAACTCTTTACCTTCGAGGAGATCTTCGAGCAGTACTGCGGGTATGCGGACGTGCTCAGGACATATGCCGCCGACACGACCCTCGTCCTTCACCGTGATGTAGCAGCAGGCAAACGTCTCCTCTTCGAAGGCGCCCAAGGGACGCTGCTCGATGTCGACCATGGAACCTATCCCTACGTGACCTCGTCATCCACCTGCTCCGGCGGGGCATGCACCGGTACCGGCGTGAGTCCCCGCAACATCGACGAGATCATCGGCATCTCCAAAGCATATGTTACCCGCGTCGGGAGTGGACCGTTTCCGACGGAACTTCTGGATGCCGATGGCGAAGAACTCAGAAAAACCGGGAGCGAGTTTGGTGCTACTACCGGCAGACCACGCCGGTGTGGCTGGTTCGACGCGATGGTGGTAAGGTACGCGGTCCGGGTGAACGGCCTTACCGGAATCGCGTTGACCAAGCTGGATGTCCTGGATGGCTTCGATACCATCAAGATATGCACCGGGTATATCTACAATGGGAAGAAAGTGGACGAGCTTCCCGCAAACCTGGCCGTATTCGAGCAATGCACGCCTGTGTATGAAGAGATGCCCGGCTGGAAGAGCGACATAACCAACGTAAGAACATTCGATGAGCTGCCCCTCAATGCACGGAATTACGTGAAGAGGCTCGAGGAACTCGTTGGTTGTCCGATGGTGCTGGTCTCGGTTGGACCTAGCAGGGATGCAACGATAATGCTGAAGAACCCTTTTGCATGA
- a CDS encoding PASTA domain-containing protein, whose amino-acid sequence MNFSKHFLYKALRPVILILLISLLCSQFVPEIVSAGSDSNAPASVQSQVSGQMSVMPDVINADLDKTGRRLTNSGLKVVVRRDRQALPLPRGAKRDLVLPEVVRPFRPSEWSHLIAGQEPAAGTTLRPETVVTLTAGIHHGAGPYRPWLETHGGAVKRRGELRCRDCHEQKYCSGCHNALRQ is encoded by the coding sequence ATGAACTTTTCAAAACATTTCCTTTACAAGGCACTGCGTCCGGTAATCCTGATTCTGCTGATTTCTCTCCTGTGCAGTCAGTTCGTACCGGAGATTGTGAGTGCCGGGAGCGACAGTAATGCTCCGGCATCGGTACAATCGCAAGTGTCTGGGCAGATGTCGGTGATGCCGGATGTGATAAATGCCGATCTGGACAAAACGGGCCGAAGGCTGACCAATTCGGGGCTGAAAGTGGTAGTAAGGCGTGATAGGCAGGCGTTGCCCCTCCCGAGGGGAGCGAAGCGGGATCTGGTTCTTCCCGAGGTCGTACGGCCATTTCGCCCATCCGAGTGGAGTCACCTGATAGCTGGCCAGGAACCTGCAGCGGGTACCACGTTGCGTCCCGAAACCGTTGTTACGCTTACTGCCGGTATCCATCATGGGGCAGGTCCATACCGTCCATGGCTGGAAACACATGGGGGCGCCGTGAAGCGACGGGGCGAACTTCGCTGCCGAGACTGCCATGAGCAGAAGTACTGCTCGGGGTGTCATAACGCGCTCCGGCAATAA
- a CDS encoding phosphoethanolamine transferase: MLKTFDRFLPRPRLSATAANLTAALFLVLCANTAFWQALTAKLKPASYGHWMFIFILGISLILVFNLFLSVVSFKPFHKPLMIIVLLTAAVVSYFMSSYGVIIDKQMIQNILETDTREASELLTWSLLKHTVLMGLVPVVLVIRTRVIYHPWRREILLRGGVIVVSCLLLGAGILANFKELSLFGRENKHLRMYINPTYPIYSLTKVMKKKFGTQESQPVRIVAPDALRTVHGLRRVVVLVVGETARAEEFSLNGYGRNTNPETSGKGVFNFTQVQSCGTETAVSLPCMFSHLGRENFSRSEAERYENILDVLQRTGVRVIWRDNNSGSKGVSKRITFEDLANIKEDPLCLSGECYDEILLKDLETMLNRGDGDMLVVLHQKGSHGPSYYKRSPPQFEAFTPECSTDNVQDCDRQNIINAYDNTILYTDHVLAKLIDILAAQTFPTAMLYVSDHGESLGENNIYLHGLPYMIAPSQQKHVPLLFWASKNFFHEAEIEPALLKQHQADQLSHDNLFHTLLGLFEVRSEAYRPDLDFISRAHRSGA; this comes from the coding sequence ATGCTTAAAACCTTCGACAGGTTTCTGCCCCGCCCCCGCCTCAGCGCCACGGCAGCCAATTTGACCGCTGCGCTTTTTCTCGTTCTATGTGCTAATACTGCCTTCTGGCAAGCTTTGACAGCGAAACTCAAGCCTGCTTCCTACGGCCACTGGATGTTTATTTTCATACTCGGCATCTCCCTCATTTTGGTGTTCAACCTTTTCCTGTCGGTAGTCTCATTCAAGCCTTTCCATAAGCCACTCATGATCATCGTGCTGCTCACGGCGGCTGTAGTAAGTTACTTCATGAGCAGTTACGGCGTGATCATCGACAAGCAGATGATCCAGAATATCCTGGAAACCGATACCCGTGAGGCATCGGAACTACTGACCTGGTCGTTGCTAAAGCACACGGTCTTGATGGGACTTGTGCCCGTCGTGCTTGTTATTAGAACGCGCGTCATTTATCATCCCTGGCGGCGCGAAATCCTCTTGCGGGGAGGAGTGATCGTCGTCAGCTGCCTCCTGCTCGGTGCGGGTATTCTGGCAAATTTCAAAGAACTTTCACTTTTTGGTCGGGAAAACAAGCACCTGCGGATGTACATCAACCCGACTTATCCGATTTATTCGTTGACCAAGGTAATGAAGAAGAAGTTTGGGACTCAGGAGAGCCAGCCTGTACGGATCGTGGCGCCGGATGCACTACGAACGGTTCATGGCCTTCGCAGGGTCGTGGTTCTGGTAGTCGGCGAAACGGCACGGGCAGAGGAGTTCTCGTTGAATGGCTATGGCCGGAACACCAACCCTGAAACGAGCGGAAAGGGGGTCTTCAACTTCACCCAGGTGCAATCCTGCGGAACGGAGACCGCCGTATCATTGCCCTGCATGTTCTCACATCTGGGAAGGGAGAATTTCAGCCGCAGCGAAGCCGAACGGTATGAGAACATCCTGGACGTGTTGCAACGGACGGGAGTCCGGGTGATATGGCGCGATAACAATTCCGGCAGCAAGGGTGTGAGCAAGCGTATTACCTTCGAAGATCTCGCAAACATCAAGGAGGACCCCCTCTGCTTGTCGGGAGAATGCTATGACGAGATCCTGCTCAAGGACCTGGAGACGATGTTAAACCGGGGGGATGGAGACATGCTCGTCGTGCTTCACCAGAAGGGGAGCCACGGCCCCTCGTATTATAAGAGGTCACCTCCACAGTTTGAGGCCTTTACTCCTGAATGCAGTACCGACAACGTTCAGGATTGCGACCGTCAAAACATCATCAATGCCTATGACAATACGATCCTGTACACGGACCATGTGCTGGCGAAGCTGATCGATATCCTCGCCGCACAAACATTTCCAACCGCAATGCTGTACGTGTCGGACCACGGCGAATCGCTCGGCGAAAACAATATCTATCTGCACGGACTCCCGTACATGATTGCCCCCAGTCAGCAGAAGCATGTACCCCTGCTTTTTTGGGCTTCAAAAAATTTTTTCCATGAGGCTGAAATAGAGCCAGCGCTGTTGAAGCAGCACCAGGCGGATCAGCTAAGCCACGATAATCTCTTCCACACCCTGCTCGGCCTTTTCGAGGTCAGGAGCGAAGCCTACCGTCCTGATCTCGACTTCATTTCCCGTGCACATCGTAGCGGGGCGTAA
- a CDS encoding LytTR family transcriptional regulator DNA-binding domain-containing protein, translating to MTGSELVNMIERVEPGVVLLDADYSISHINRMFMLMFSAIPRERLFESDILGFHREESRAKVAGKLRLAEEAQRQIPLSLKIINQDGQDRYLLIKITPLVDRNEAENRLCALFYDITPFISAERRLTRIPVTAGGEINLLSPEEIVYLKADNIYSRVYTENGEYHCDFSLGEITKRLPPEQFYRIHRSYVVSIPKIRKVRRETSECSVSIRENDVRLPISREKLQHFLVELGLK from the coding sequence GTGACAGGAAGTGAACTCGTCAACATGATTGAGCGGGTCGAGCCTGGAGTTGTCCTGCTCGATGCCGACTATTCCATTTCCCACATCAACCGGATGTTCATGCTGATGTTCAGCGCGATTCCCCGTGAGCGTCTCTTCGAAAGCGACATTCTCGGGTTTCACCGAGAGGAGAGCCGTGCGAAAGTTGCAGGAAAGCTTCGCCTTGCTGAAGAAGCCCAGCGTCAGATTCCCCTTTCCCTCAAGATAATCAACCAGGACGGACAGGATCGTTACCTGCTGATCAAGATAACTCCTCTAGTAGATCGAAACGAAGCCGAAAACCGGCTCTGCGCGCTCTTCTACGATATAACGCCATTCATTTCTGCAGAGCGCAGACTTACGAGAATTCCGGTTACTGCCGGAGGAGAAATAAACCTCCTCAGCCCCGAGGAGATCGTATACCTGAAAGCCGACAACATCTATTCCCGGGTATACACTGAAAACGGCGAGTATCACTGTGACTTCTCTCTGGGGGAGATCACAAAGCGCTTGCCTCCCGAACAGTTTTACCGCATACATCGCAGCTACGTCGTAAGCATCCCCAAGATCAGAAAGGTGCGGCGTGAGACGTCGGAATGCTCAGTTAGCATCCGGGAGAATGACGTACGGCTTCCAATCAGCCGGGAGAAGCTGCAGCACTTCCTCGTGGAGCTCGGCCTGAAGTAA